Below is a window of Pogona vitticeps strain Pit_001003342236 chromosome 9, PviZW2.1, whole genome shotgun sequence DNA.
gcctctgagttaTGACGTGTAACGGAGTAGGAAAATATGTCTATTTTCAAACATAGAATCCACCTCCAAGccaaaaactgggggggggggggaggctcttaCCTGTAATATGACAGAGATCTGCTTCTCCCCAGGTTGGGCAGCCTTCCATTTGCGGTAGGTGTCGGCCTTGAGCAAGTTCTCAGCGCAGTGGGTCTGGGGTAGAGACAGCAAGTGAGATGGgatgggaggagggaaaggaggggcaggaaagCATCCctccaaaccaccaccacccccgctcgTCTCCCAAGGAACTCCCCGCCACAAAACCTCTCCCTCCCACCTCGCAACAGTCCAGAGTTTAGCAAGTTCTTTGGCAGAAGAATGAATCACCCACCTGCTGATGCCTCCAAAGCATCATCCTACCATTGTGCCACTATAGGTGGTCTCAACACATCCTTACAAGCCTTCTCTTTCAAAGGCTCTTTCAAAAACACTGCCGTGGTCTCTGCCCACCTCATAAACACAACTTTATACCAAGGCAGGGAATCTATGGCCAAcattcttcaccaccaccaccatcatcatcatcatgtgctttcCAGTCAAGTCTGGCTTATGGTGCCCCTTTCGAttgttttccaggcagagaatacacagaggtggttgcccattcccttcttcacaggactaaaactcccatcttCCCTGGCTTGCACAGGCTGGGGGTaacgggagttgtagtccaacagcagcCCAAGGGCCCACGCGTTCGCCAGCCTTGGGGATCctggttttcacacacacacccgccatcATCCCCATAATGGGCTCCTCCAGGCAATATCACTTCCCCCCCTTCTGCTGCTCTGCATGGaaccttcctctcctccccccccaaaagggggcGAATGGaagagcctcccccccctccaggccTGCTTCCCCGCGACTCGCTCCCACCGTGTCCGAGCTGCTCGCAGACACCACATGTCGGATCGCGATCTCGGGCATCTCCCCGCCACTTTCTGTCACCGCCGTCACCCGGCAGCAAAACTCCACCCCTATACCCGGAAATAAAATGCTCCTTCCTGTGGACGCTCTATACTCTCCTATTTACGGCGCGTCActggtttttccccctctccggGCCGTCTTCCTGGAGGTTCTGCGCAGGCGCTTGCGGCCGAGTCGCGCAGGCGCAGAGCCGCACCGGCGTCCGCCAATCGCGAGGCGCCGGCGCTCTCTTGCGGTcttaagccggggagtcagggtCCTCCTTCCCGCCGCTCTGCTTCTGCGCATGCGTACTCGTGGACTGTTCACCTCTAATAGAGATCTATTGAAGGTAAATTACGTCGAAGCGACTCGAGGATCGCAGACTTTATTTGGAAGATAAGAATGGCGAAATGCAGTTCTTGGAAAATGAAGAAATGCCACTGCGAAATAAATAATTGCATTAAATcggtattttatttttcattactcTTGCTAGCCTTACTATTattaagtaataaataatataGTTATGTTTTACAAATGTTTTATATTATGTGCTATTCGATAACAGTGACGTGTTGTAATTAGTAATGAATGAGAAAGCATCAATTGTAACGCAGGTATTTATTTTGAAGACTCCATGGTAAatgcaatgtttatttatttgagatatttttttaccccgcctctctccttaaaaaaaaaccaaaggcaacttacatcattaaaagataatactaAAGCTATAcgaatactgtactaaaaaggatcaaacaagacTTCAAACCACACACAAGACTTTGTAAtactgctaggaaaagtggaCAGCAGTAGGAAATGAGGTAGACCCAACATAAGATGGAGTGACTCGGTCAAGGAATCCACGACTTTTCATTTACAGaatctgagcaggactgttagTGATATTTCAGTGGAAGCTTTCGTGAATTATGGTTGACTATCTCACATGGCTTTCTTCCCCTTTGAGACAAAGTATTCATTCTTAGGAGGCAATGAATGTTTTTGTTTGGTGATGACAAGAGTTTATACATTTGCAAGACGCTTTGTGCAGATTGCCCAAAGCTACTGtagctgcttgtttttttttaaacaagagttTTAAAATGGTAGCGGCCTTGGGtgggttgcttgcatcttttttaCCAATCAGCCTGACTTTCTGTGCTCTCTGTGTGTATCTGAGTGCTCAGCTTCGCTAGTTTTGTGCAGATATGTTTTGCTCAGAAGCGTGGAAAATGTGACCAGCAGAGCTGTCCTTGCTTTATGCTGTGGCTCTTGATAAGGAGACTGGTCttaggtgggtggatggatgggtagGGGGTCCAAATGGTAATGAGTCCCAACTAGGCTAAAGTTGAAGGTCTTGTTCATCCCTTCTGGAAATTCTCCTCACCATCTCCTAAATTCCAGAATCTACAACAGGAAACCAGAAGACATAACTCCGTATTTACTCTGCAAGTCCCCTAGATTGAGATCTACCAGCATTATTGCCAGGATTACAATTCCTAATGATCCAGATGATGTGCTTAACCAAAAGAAATGGCCTCTTGAAAATCTGCACATTTATTTTGCCTGTGATGCAACCACAAGGCCTATTCAATCGCAGCATAATAAATATCACTTCCGTTGAGTCAAATCAACTGAACTGTTAGTCAGGAGAAAAAGACTCTGGGACACATCATTTTCCTTCTCCAGGGTTCTCCAGTCCATTTGAAAAGGGTTGGATTCTGCcagcctgggggattctgggagttgtagtccaaagaaagtaATTTGCTTACATCCTGATTTTATCCCATTCTACCCTTCATAAAATTCTCGTCATCTTTTTCACGATTCTTTGCATCAGGCAGATCATAATACTGAATGAATATTTGTTTGAACTCAAAGCTAGTATTAtctgttgtaggcatccttcagtctcaagagatcaTGGTAACGTAAGAGCCAGCTGATCCCTTGATGATGATGGCCAGGACTAATGGCTTATTGGCATCTTCCCCTTGTTCATGAGTCAATCTGATGACTCAAATTGCAGGCAAGCCATTAGAATGTTGCTTAAAAAATTTTCCAGCCTAACAATTGGGTCTGTGTTCTCTTTTTGATCACATAAGTCTTCTGTCCCTGAATAATTTCGAGGTCTGTTAACACAAGGTTTTATATCATGCAGCCATCTCTTGGAACCCGGGGTCCTctcctttccaaaaaaaaaaaaaagccattgggtCTAGTTGGCCCCAGTGAACAGGGGGAAAAACCATGAGCGCTGTGAATCATAGCCCCCCACCCCACGTTGTTCCCTCCTTAATTCTTCAATTCTGAATaggatgatccataaggtcccttccagcttttcagttctaagatgatgatgatgatcagatCCCCATGGAATTTCTGTAAGCTCACCGAAAACCAAAGGAGAGACTGAGAGTAAACAGAGTGAATAACTGATGATAATGAACTAGGACTGAGAAGAGCTGAGTTCAGTTCCCTGGCTCTGCAATGGAAACGGACTGGGGGTGCAGAACccataaagccactccttaaatacctgtcctgaaaactctattagggtcactataagtcagttctaacttggtggcccataacaacaatacagtatatgtatatacagtggtgcctcgcttgatgacaataatcctTTCCATTTAAATCGCTGTTAagagaaatcattgtcaagcgaaatttaaaaaacccattgaaatgcattgaaaaccgttcagcgcgttccaatgggtgaaatacctcattgtgcagcaaagatcctccatagggcggccatattccggtgcctgtatagtgaggaatccgtcctaaaaacagcggggagccattttgcacagcggggggccattttgtgacCTGCCGATCATCTGTTTGgaaatcatcgtaatgcgaagaatcggttcccgaagtagggaaccgatcatcatgaagtgaatttttcccataggaacatcgttttgtgatcgcaatagcgatcgcaaaaaaaccatcgtaaagcagactcatcgtttaatgaggtaatcgttaagcggggcaccactgtatatggtaatagaataactgagttggaagggggtcctataaggccattgagcaaaaccctctgctcaaggcaggaatccaaatcaaatcttgcatgcctccagcgttggagcgctgctcaccacctcccgaggtcattggttcccttgtcgtaccgctctaacagttaaggatttttttttaatattcatatgAAATCTGGCtgcctgtagcttgaacccagtatttcatgccctgcactctgggatagaTGTaacaacatatacagtactgtatgtatttaatcctttaaaaaatttGTATATGTTTTGCACAATTCGAACAATGTAGATTTTCTGTACTCTCTCTTAAACAAGTGTTATATCCATACCATATTTGTAAATGCAGATTGATATGAAGAAATACCATCATGCTGTGCAGGTAAGCCTAGCTGTGGAGTGTGTGGACCTGAGTTTTAAATCTAAGCTCTAAAGTCACACAACGGGTGAAAATCAAACTTTCATTCAGCACTTCTCGCCTCGAGCTATACCTTTCCTCCTAGAGAATTAAGGTGTGCAGCAGTTTCCTGAAACTTGAGCTGGTGCCACGAGACCACTCAAATGGCACCTCCTGTTTCTGTGCCCGAGAGCAGAACTCGGGGAGGACATTTTGGCTGCTCCCTTCTGCCACATATTCTTGGCCCAGCTCTCTGGGACTTGATCCCACCGAAAATGGCAGTGGACACCAGAAGGTTCTTTCTTTTtggagtgaaaaaaaaagaaattcaatcTGATTTTTTCGATAAGAAcgcattcctcttttcctgtacaCTCTTTGTATTCAGTAAGCGTCGAAACTCTTTAAGCGTTCTGCTCCGTTGCCAAAAGTTAGACGGCTTTGGGACGGCGGAGGTGGCTATGCCCCCTTGGTTACAGAACAAAACCGGCTCCCTCACAAAGGGAGCGCTTGAGACAGTCAATAAACAAAGAAGACCAGCTATCCAGCAAGCTGCAAACCTTTCCAAGAGTTTGAAGTATCTCTCCTGTAAAACCATAGGCTGAGCATCCGAGTCGTATTTGCCCACTCCCCTTTACGTAACCGACCTGGGTTATATAGTTCCACCTGGCTCGCTTGTCATCTTGGAAGCTGGCGCTCCGCGGAGGAGAACCTGCCTTCCACCGCCATGGTGCCTCTGATCAATCTGGGCCTCCTCCTGGCTGGGCTTCTGGCCAGAGGTGAGTCTGTGGTGACCTTAGATGGCCAGTTCTAGTTTATTCAAACGAGACAGGAGGGCTAAGGTTGGGTGTATGTTTTAGCTGGGCTAAATTAATGAAGCTGATTGTGTCTTACTTTGGacacatcttgagaaggcaggattctctggcaaAGACCATCATGCGGGGAAAAagtggaaaagaggaaggcccaataGACGATGGGCTGACTCCCAAACAAGCTGGACTTTTTAAGAGCTGAGCGAGGCAGTTAAGGTTAGGATATTTTGGTGATTGGTCATTCAAGGGGTCGTTGTAAGTCAGATGACTTGAGAAGGACAAAAACACACCCTCTTAATATGTAATTTGCACCCTTTTTGCTggtcttccttccccccccttcctgcagGTTCTTGCTTGATATGCGACACTTGTATCAGTCCGGGCCAACGCTGCGATGGTGTCGCTCATTCTTGTGGACCCCGTGAAGACGCCTGCCTTACCATCGTTGGAATGAACTCTTTAAGTGAGTAACTTGACGATGATCTCACCATTCCTGTCTTGGTCCAGCTAAGGGAGGGATGGGTTCTGATTGGGATAGCTCCCAGGTGGTTCTccagaatcatttttaaaaatggaggacaAATACTATTATTTTGTGATATGCTCAAACATCTTTCCTCCGCTTCAGTGTCCAGACAGCACCAGGATTTGTCGAGCAGAGATTAATTTGCTCCCTCTTTCTTCCATGGCCTCTGCTCTGACCTCTGAGTTGAGAGTCAAGAACAGTGTGTTGGTTcctgagttacagtggtgcctcacaagccGAGCACCCTGTttaatgacaaaaccgcattacgacgaagtttttgcgatcgcaaaagcacccacaaaatgatgtttcctatgggggaatttcgctttgcgatgatcggttccctgcttcgggaactgattctcgcaaaatgacaattttcggccagctgatcggtggtttcagaatggctgctgggaaaaaaagcccccccgctcttttctgggacggattcctcgctgcacgggcagcgaaaacagccgcgctatggaggaccttggctggacggtgagtttcaagcccataggaacatattattcgggttttaatgcatttctatgggctttttaatttcgctttatgatgttttcattctacagcgatttcgctggaacgaattaacatcgtaatgcgaggcaccactgtatatggttatcCCATCTTTCGTCCTATGGCTTCAAATAGTGCACATGGTTGATCTCCCCATCCCCCTTtatcctcccacccaccctgctggGTGAGTGTCCACGACTGACCCAGGATCGCCTAATGGGTTTTAATGGCCACGTGGGGATTCAAACCcgggtctccagagtcctagccgaGCACTCTGACCATGACTCTACACTGGCAAGATGATGCTCCATCCCCATGGAGAGGCAGCCCCCTTCTGGACCGTTTTGGAATGGTTTAACATTTTGACTCAGCAGAATTTGTTGCCTACCACCAAATTTCATATTTTCCTGATTTGACAGcgttttttccctccctctttagGTGGCAGTGATACCACCGAGACCCTGAAGACTTGTATCGGGGCTGCGGACTGCTATGCAGGTTCCATCAGCATCACCACCAACGCCGGTTTGCATCTGGAGAGCATTTCCAGCTGCTGTCAATACGACCACTGCAACCGCTGGGATCTGAATTGTACGCAGCCATTTCCTCCCAAATCCTCCACCTCttcgtgggggtggggtgggggggtggatggTGGCTCTCCCATTCCCATGAGCcttggctgtggctgatgggagttgtagtcaatcCGGTTCTAGTGGCATGACTAATAGCAATGATCAGAAAGCCTGCTAaagatttttttgggggaggaggggtAGCATAGAAGAGCAAAGGCTCCAGGAAGTGTGTTTTGGGGCACCTCCTTTTGCCCATGTTTTTTGCACTCCTGTTGCTGTTTTGATGTAACGCCAGCCGTGAATTTTGTGCCCATGCCGTTCATTCTTTCAAAATAACCTCCAAGGGGGAGCAGCCTCTGGACATTGGAAGAGTTCATTTCTCTCCCTTGCAATTCATTCCTTATTAGCTGCACTTTGTGatgtaaatggggggggggtctcacaaATTTCCCATTGAGAAATTTCAGACTAGAGACCTAAAAGTAGGCAAGGCTGGCATTTCCACGGTCCAGTTTTCCACTCCTGGGACCCTGCAAAGCTTGTACAGCAGGATCCACGAGGTATCGGTcccaagcctccccccccccagtggatgcCGAGAAATGTGGAAGTATAGAACCCTATATATTGCATGGCCTCTGGCTTTCTCTAGTGACCAGttttggtaaatacaccctggaaatatatataaatacatatttctgaggttttatatttagtattttcaggcagtggataaatgaatccaCGGAAACGGATCATGCGGATGGGAGGTGTCCTACTGTacagactgaaaaagaaaaatgtccatGGCTAAAAATCCAGTTATGTGTTTGGAAAATTGTGTGTATGTGCGCGAGCACGTCCGTGCATGTTTTAAGCATGATGcatgctggaggaggtggaataCCTTTTAATTTATATATCGTGGCACACGGTTTGCGAATGATTCCGCTACAGCCTCGGCTCGGTTTTGTCTCCACAGTGGCACCGAGAAACATCACCCCCAGTGGACTTGAGTGTCCTGTGTGTTTTATGTTTGGTTCTGGTCACTGTGAGGGAACTGAGTTTCTGAGGTGTGCGGGATTGGCTAGTCACTGCATCACCGTGTCTGGGATGCTGAATGCTGGTAAGTTCCattttccagaaaaacaaacaaacccaaaaaaaaacccaaacccaaaatgtcagtacagtggtgccccgcatgacgatggtAATCCGTCCCGTTAAAATTgttgtttagcaaaatcgtcgtcatgtgaaaaccctttccccattggaatgcattgaaacccggtttaatgtgttccagtgggggaaatacctcgtcgtccagcgaagatcgcccatagggaagccattttggaagcaccaatcagctgtaaaaatggctgccctgcgaagcatgggtccggaaaacacagggcagccattcaGAACTTCTCTGAAATGGATTTCTGTCCTCGCATTGGTAGAGTTCCCCACCCTTAGGATACCTGGGCTACACCCGGTGACCTCACAGCATGCCCTAACCGGCTTCGTTCTCTGCCCACGCAGGTGGCCCTCCTTCTAAATTCACAGCACAAGGCTGCAGCACGGAGAGTGCCTGCTCTCTGCCCCTCCAGACGGGCCTTTACTCAGCGGGCGTCATCTTTAACCTCGACCAGGTGGAGTGCAGTCTGCCACGAAAAGTCAGCAGTGGCTGAGGGGGAAGTCAGCTGAGGGACGAAGGTCCCTTAAACGCTGGGCATGCCTAGAGCTTTACGTTAATGACGCTGGCAGTCTTCCTCAAGGGCCGCCTCTCATTCTCTGGCATGTTCGGGCCTTGATTCTTCAACATTCAGTGAATTACATGAATAAACTGGGATGAAAACCTGACTTAAATTTATATGTGATTTTTCTCTGCTGCCCGTCAGTACCAAGCCGGGGCCCTGGAATGGCAGGCAGGGCTGACCCGAGACATTTTGCGGCTTGAAGGAAGAAACAAGAGGGCACCCCCCGCTTCCCAATCCATGGAGCGACTGTGTCTGGGGCATAAGTCATAGGTCAACACTCCTGATGGGACTGTATTTTGAACTGAAAATAGCCGGATAGCATAAGGCATGTTTCTTAACCAGTCCTGGTAGTTAgctttccatcttgtccaggaagattcattcattcattcattcattcattcattcattcattcattcattcattcattcattcattcattcattcattcattcatcttgtaTCCCACTGTCATTAGTGCAGAGGCACTAGTCTAGGCGGTTACGTAtaatagagaacaaaaataaatacattggtgcctagctagatgatgataatccgttccactgaaatcgctgtttagcaaaatcatcatctagcaaaaagcattttccccattggaatgcattgaaacctgtttaatgcgttccaatggggaagaatcatgttgtctagcaaagatgggccataggaaagctgctttatgaaccaccgatcagctgtttaaatcgctgtcttgcgaagcttacgtcccgaaaacacctgttttgcaagcgtggagggagctgtcaaaattgtcgtctagcgaaaatcggtttgtgaagcagggaccaaacattgtccagcaaaattcccccatatgaatcaatgttttgcgaatcgctataacgatcgcaaaaagtcaatgtctagcgaaaaaactgtcatgcggggtaactgtctagcgaggcaccgctgtatacaaacattaaaagcaacaacagtaaTCCTAAAACAGATGGCACAAATTAATAACACATAACAAGAACAggtggagaaaagaggaaaggaaaagctgTCAGCTAGGGTGAGTGTGGAAAACCTtcatgaaaagcaatgtcttttaATTGCTTCCTGAATGTCAAGAGGGAGGGGGCTAGACGGACCTTCTCCGGCAGCTGGCTCCATAAAGTTGGAGTCACCgcgaagaaggccctacctcttgtagaggatgtACAGGCCTCCCTCGGGGTCTGTGATCTGGTGTCTGGAATCTGAAATGCAACAATAGCCAACGGGTTTGTCACATCGATCAAATAAAAGCAGAAGGCCGGCATCTTAATACAAAGAAACGTTGGACGCTACGCTCCGGAAGTGCGGTTTTAGACTGTGCAGCAGCACCCAGCATGATCAGCTGGATTTAGCAGCCTGCACTTGTGAGCCGTGAGTAACTAGGAGATAAGAACCAGCAGGGAGAGGTTTCTCCTGTGTCTCTCCTTATCCAAACCACAGAAATGAGATAAGAACCatgcctttcccccctccaagaTCTCTGTGTATATTAGAGAACGCCAGGGAGAAACAGAAATTTCATGCTGTGTTTTCTGAGGCTTGGGTGGAATCTTTGGTGGGGCTCCAGGGCCGACCCTGTCATTGGGGGTGTGGGGAAGTGTGTTGCCAGTGAGGAAGCCTTTACTCTTTTACTGCTCAGTAGACATGACCAAGATCATTGGGACAGCTGCTTCTGAGGAATCCCATCCCATTCGTTCAAGACAGAAAATTGAGCAGATGATCAATGGGAGGGGAAGACACCGTAAATTATTCCTAGAACTGGGTGCCTTATGTGGTGTCTGTATAATTGCTcagaatgtttttatttctcCCTAGAAAAATAAAGTGATTCAGCCAAATATTCTCCAACCAGGATCTGCCATTTTGCCCGTTTATCAGGTTGCTCCCCTATAATCTGAGACTTTTACTAGTCTAGATGGGTATCCGTGGTGGCCACTGTCCCGTCACTCAAATGCAATTTGTGCATCTCGTAAAGCGAAACTAAAACAAGACACTGGTTTGCAAAAAACTGGGTTCAATGATATGTAAGTTTGTTACATTATGTGTTGTCGAGGTGGTACCAACTGGAAGCGACCTTATTatggctttcaagataaacaaaatatttgagtgttttttttttctgcttccacGCCCCTagtgagcttctgtggctgagcagggatttgaacccaggccccctgattcctagtccatcattctatccactacaccacactgggtatcctgacACATAAGCAGAGGTGCAAAATAAGAAAAGACCAGAATCAGAAAGCATCTCAAGTGGGGAAGAACGTGTTCAGGTGATCTCTATTCCTGCTTCCAACTTTGCTGCCCAGATGTTCACTCCAAAGGGGTGACATCAAAGTTCTTCAtctcttgcagggttttttttaaagtcagattTGTATTGGACAGGCCTTTATATGGAAGACATCATCAAAGGGAGAATGATTCTCTAGCAACTTTTTTAATGGGTGGTATCCTCTGTAAAAGAGGACATGTCGCTGGCTTGGTGGGTAGAGGGTTttacaaagttttgaatttcaggaaaaattctctctttttgctacacagtagaagtacagagatccacggCTGCCAGGTTTcccagagtccacctctttctcattaaccagCACTTAAGTTCTTCgttactcactctgagacatttgtaggagaaagaataaaaaatgtcttTCCTTACGTACAATTGCTTGCTGTTGCAGACTTCTGTATGCCCTGTTTTCTTTTACTGCATACATGCCAGCAACCAACCAAGCAGGTCAACAGCGACAAACAACTGCGACTgactgaggaaagagagggataaaacactcagcagagaggcaaggctttctttgaatttcaaaagctggaaggaaacaATTGCTTAGTGCTGCATAGAAGACAATTCCCTCCCCCTAGACATTTTTTCCTGCTCACTCAAAATATAGACAGTAAATAAAGCTCCAACAGGGCTAGGTTGACCTCAGTTGCCCTTGTTCCTAGTCTCTGCCCTTCTCCTAGTCCTAGAACGTTGTCCAGCTCTTGAGACCATGCTGGATAGATTTGTAGTAGGTCCTGGTCCATCTGTGAGCCcagttctttctcttttggcCTCTGTGGACTCAAGGTTAGGGAATTTCCCAAGATTAAGGTTCTTCCGGGTTTGTATCACAAAAGAGTCATGCGTAGCTGAGCTCAGAAAACACCTCTGTTCTGCTTTATGTTTGTCCACCAGCTTTCTGGAGCAATCACAAGGAGATTAATGGCGAAACTAAGCGTCGTTCTTTGGGCTGCTTTCATTATTTACTTGTGATGATACCTCTCTTCTAAAACTCCGTTGTTGTCGCTGTTGTGTGCCATCAcgttgcttccaacttacagtgactctatgaatgaacaAACCCAAAAATGTCCAATACTCAACAGCCCaactcagctcctgcagactcaaccCTGAGGTTCccttagagagtcagtccatctacTATCTGATCgtcctcttttcccactgcctctcacttttccaagcattattatcttttccagagaatcctgccttctcaggatgtgcccaaagtaggacagcttcagcttcagccttttttttttttttgcctccagagatagttcagacttgatttcctctaggaccccccccccctttgtttgtCTTTCAGGCAGTCCAGGGTAACCACTAAGCTCTCCTCTAACAccatacagtggcgcctcgcttaatgacgatgatccgttccaggaaaatcgctgttaagcaaaaacatcgtaaagcgaaaataaaaaccccattgaaacccgttcaatgccttccaatggggtaAATTCCCCCGTTTagactattgcgatcgcaaaaagattgtcctaaagcggattcgtcgtaatgcggggcaatcgttaagcgaggcaccactgtatttcaaatgacTCACACAGCAATATAAGAAGCATCAGCCCAACACCACACAACCGGGCTCTTGAGTAAAGGCCAACAAAGAACATGATGAATCAGAGGCAGGCAAAGGCAAAGGGAAGAGATGAATACATAGCACTGAAAATATCTATGAACTTCCTGGCGTTTCCATTGGATTCTATCTAGACCTAAAGAACAGGAACTCAGAAGTACAGCAATGAAATAGTGATTAATCTTGTTTCCCAGCTCTTGAATCCTGTTGGCGTCCATTGGCATCTCGGTTTTATGCTGCTGATTTAATTCATCTTTTCTCATTTTAGGCCTGCAGCCATAGAAATCACCTGGTTGGAGCATCTTACCTGTTTTTCAACCCGAAGTCCTGCAGTCATGAAACTTGTTTTTTTCCACCTTTTTGCTGCGCTGGTGGTTACAAGTGAGTCCAGTAGAATATGTCAGTTTGCAGCAGTAGAGACCTTTGTTTAGGGCATGATGGCATACATTCTCGGCTTTCGTTATACTTAAGAGTAGGCCCTCTGAAATCTATGGGACTTCGTTAAGTCATGGCTAAAGTCTGCATGATTACAATGAGTATGCTTTGATTGCAGTAATTAAGAGAGCATTAATTACAGTGAGTATAGTCAGTaatctcaagttacaggaagtacTTCAATATAAGGTATCTGGGAATGGTTTGGTTTGGAATGGATGAGtaagagccattggctttacaaaaggccTGCTCCTCATTTAAGGCTATGGACTAATCCAGCTGTCTGTTGGGGTTAGGTGGACTTGA
It encodes the following:
- the LOC140701284 gene encoding phospholipase A2 inhibitor and Ly6/PLAUR domain-containing protein-like isoform X2, producing MNSLSGSDTTETLKTCIGAADCYAGSISITTNAGLHLESISSCCQYDHCNRWDLNLAPRNITPSGLECPVCFMFGSGHCEGTEFLRCAGLASHCITVSGMLNAGLQP
- the LOC140701284 gene encoding phospholipase A2 inhibitor and Ly6/PLAUR domain-containing protein-like isoform X1; translated protein: MNSLSGSDTTETLKTCIGAADCYAGSISITTNAGLHLESISSCCQYDHCNRWDLNLAPRNITPSGLECPVCFMFGSGHCEGTEFLRCAGLASHCITVSGMLNAGGPPSKFTAQGCSTESACSLPLQTGLYSAGVIFNLDQVECSLPRKVSSG